The following are encoded together in the Adhaeribacter arboris genome:
- a CDS encoding HIT family protein encodes MESIFTKIVKGVIPAYKVAEDDQFLAFLDISPLQPGHTLVVPKKQVEDIFELEDTLLADLHVFAKQVAVGVKQATGASRIGMAVIGFEVPHAHIHLIPINRMEDMNFANPKLKLTKEEFEELAHRIRENM; translated from the coding sequence ATGGAATCCATTTTCACTAAAATCGTAAAAGGCGTTATTCCGGCTTACAAGGTAGCGGAAGACGATCAGTTTTTAGCTTTTTTAGATATAAGTCCTTTGCAGCCCGGTCATACTTTAGTGGTACCTAAGAAACAGGTAGAAGATATCTTTGAATTGGAAGATACGCTGCTCGCCGACTTGCATGTATTTGCCAAGCAAGTAGCAGTTGGCGTGAAGCAGGCAACCGGAGCTTCCCGGATTGGAATGGCTGTGATTGGATTTGAGGTGCCGCACGCGCATATTCATTTAATTCCGATTAACAGGATGGAGGACATGAACTTTGCCAATCCAAAATTAAAATTAACGAAAGAAGAATTTGAGGAGTTAGCCCACCGCATCCGGGAAAACATGTAA
- the greA gene encoding transcription elongation factor GreA → MGSVSYYTAEGLQKLKDELAELKTKGRAEVARQLAEARDKGDLSENAEYDAAKDAQGHLELKISKLEEVVGNARLIDDSHLDLSKALILSKVKIKNLNNNLVMDYVLVSEEEANLAQGKISVKSPIGKGLLGKSVGEIAEITIPAGKIRFEVLEISR, encoded by the coding sequence ATGGGATCTGTATCGTACTATACCGCCGAAGGCTTGCAAAAGTTAAAAGACGAATTAGCGGAGCTAAAAACGAAAGGACGGGCGGAAGTGGCGCGCCAACTGGCCGAAGCCCGCGATAAAGGGGATTTAAGTGAGAACGCAGAATATGATGCTGCGAAGGACGCTCAGGGGCATCTGGAACTAAAAATTTCTAAGTTGGAAGAAGTCGTAGGAAATGCCCGGCTGATTGATGATTCGCACCTGGATCTGAGCAAGGCTTTAATACTGTCAAAAGTAAAAATTAAGAATTTGAACAATAACCTGGTAATGGATTACGTGTTGGTATCGGAAGAAGAAGCTAACCTGGCGCAAGGTAAAATTTCCGTAAAATCACCGATTGGCAAAGGTTTGCTGGGTAAGTCGGTGGGCGAAATAGCAGAAATTACGATTCCGGCTGGTAAAATTCGCTTCGAAGTCCTCGAAATTTCCCGTTAA
- a CDS encoding NAD(P)-dependent oxidoreductase, producing MFSRKISCLIIDQMHSSIIPMLEEIGLIVSYQPELKAAEVKNALPGYDGLIVRSKLRITEELLNGNQQLRFIGRAGAGVDNIDEAALAKYHIKLLNAPEGNSDAVGEHTLGMLLALLRHMVKADREVRNYEWYREANRGEEIMGKTIGIIGYGNMGRAFAKRLRGFDCQVLAYDNDSSIQADEHATLCSLEKIEGEADVISFHIPYTPANRYFANPDFLNSFRKNLWLLNSSRGEILDLKGLVTLLQTGKIKGAALDVLENEKLGTLTDEQKTTFEYLIQAQNVLLSPHIAGWTHESYYKINQVLTRKIKSFLDNPI from the coding sequence ATGTTTTCCCGTAAAATTTCCTGTTTGATAATCGACCAAATGCATTCTTCCATTATTCCCATGCTGGAAGAAATTGGTTTAATCGTTTCGTATCAGCCCGAACTGAAAGCAGCCGAAGTAAAAAATGCTTTGCCGGGTTACGATGGACTAATTGTGCGCAGTAAACTCCGGATTACAGAAGAATTATTAAACGGCAATCAACAATTACGCTTTATTGGCCGGGCCGGCGCTGGCGTAGATAATATTGATGAAGCTGCTTTGGCTAAATACCACATTAAACTTTTAAACGCGCCGGAGGGAAATAGCGACGCCGTGGGCGAACATACCTTGGGCATGTTGCTGGCTTTACTGCGCCATATGGTAAAAGCCGACCGGGAAGTCCGGAATTATGAATGGTACCGTGAAGCAAACAGGGGTGAGGAGATTATGGGAAAAACCATAGGCATTATTGGCTATGGCAACATGGGCCGGGCCTTTGCCAAACGGCTGCGGGGCTTCGATTGCCAGGTTCTTGCTTACGATAACGACTCAAGCATCCAAGCCGATGAACATGCTACCTTGTGTTCCTTAGAAAAAATAGAAGGTGAAGCCGATGTAATAAGTTTTCACATACCTTATACGCCAGCTAACCGTTACTTCGCGAATCCGGATTTTCTAAATAGTTTCCGCAAAAACCTTTGGTTGCTTAACTCCTCCCGCGGCGAAATACTCGATTTAAAAGGCTTGGTTACTTTGTTGCAAACCGGTAAAATTAAAGGAGCAGCGTTAGATGTGCTGGAAAACGAAAAACTGGGTACTTTAACGGACGAACAAAAAACTACTTTTGAGTACCTGATTCAGGCGCAAAACGTATTATTATCGCCGCATATTGCCGGCTGGACCCACGAATCCTATTATAAAATCAATCAGGTTCTTACGCGTAAAATCAAAAGTTTTTTAGATAATCCGATTTAA
- the rsmA gene encoding 16S rRNA (adenine(1518)-N(6)/adenine(1519)-N(6))-dimethyltransferase RsmA — MKKVNPKKHLGQHFLTDENIATRIVEQLTLPAGVKDVLEIGPGMGVLTKYLVQHTAYQTTIIDIDQESIRYLQAHFPELTGRILEADFLRLDLSKRFSNKISIIGNFPYNISSQIFFKVLEHRQQVMEVVCMLQKEVAERIAAGPGSKVYGILSVLLQAFYTIAYRFTVSREVFDPPPQVLSGVITLVRNQVEQLPCNEKKFFEVVKLSFGTRRKTLRNCLRPYHLPDEITKQPVFDKRAEQLSVAEFIQLTQLIEAHAA; from the coding sequence GTGAAAAAGGTAAATCCTAAAAAACACCTCGGCCAGCATTTTCTTACTGACGAAAATATTGCGACCCGCATTGTGGAACAATTAACTTTACCCGCCGGAGTAAAGGATGTTCTGGAAATTGGGCCGGGAATGGGGGTTTTAACGAAATACCTGGTGCAGCATACGGCGTACCAAACCACCATTATTGATATTGACCAGGAATCCATTCGTTACTTGCAGGCGCATTTTCCGGAGTTGACCGGCCGTATTCTGGAAGCGGATTTTCTGCGTCTTGATTTAAGCAAACGGTTTTCAAATAAAATTTCCATAATTGGTAATTTCCCTTACAACATCTCCAGTCAGATTTTTTTTAAAGTTCTGGAACACCGGCAACAGGTGATGGAGGTAGTATGTATGCTGCAAAAAGAAGTGGCGGAACGAATTGCCGCCGGGCCGGGCTCTAAAGTTTACGGAATTTTGAGCGTGCTGCTGCAAGCATTTTATACCATTGCGTATAGGTTTACGGTAAGCCGGGAAGTGTTTGATCCGCCGCCGCAAGTATTATCGGGCGTTATTACGTTGGTTCGTAACCAAGTGGAGCAATTGCCTTGTAACGAGAAGAAATTTTTTGAAGTAGTGAAACTGAGCTTTGGTACCCGCCGGAAAACCTTACGCAATTGTTTACGGCCCTACCACTTACCCGACGAAATTACGAAACAGCCCGTTTTTGATAAGCGGGCAGAACAGTTATCGGTGGCGGAGTTTATTCAATTAACGCAACTGATTGAAGCACATGCAGCGTAA
- a CDS encoding leucyl aminopeptidase family protein yields the protein MPTQLKHDTKIDKNKSLVVIIHSAEDLTGTDFTSEEQAYVKKQIDYKNKLITLNRFTHCIYVLVTTRKPAFYSYHEELRKAGFNLQKLLQADKTEAIYLADLTGSKASFYLAEGLFLSNYQYDKYKTDKSSASTLQNIIITDSSIAEAEVNELNNLLHGVYLARDLVNEPHNYQSAEQLADTITAVGDHAGFTTEILDILKIQALKMGGLLAVNQGSLDPPTFSILEYKPENARNEKPYVLVGKGVVYDTGGLSLKPTPNSMDLMKSDMAGAAGVIGILYALAKNQIPLHVIGLIPATDNRPGGRAFAPGDVITMHSGTTVEVMNTDAEGRLLLADALHFAKKYDPELVIDMATLTGAAARAVGREGIVMMSSAPEETRQKFKKAGETTYERLVELPLWEEYAEHLKSDIADLKNMGGPEAGAISAGKFLEHFTSYPWIHLDIAGTAFLTSPDNYRGKNGTGSSVRLIYQFLTESVKENNN from the coding sequence ATGCCGACACAACTGAAACACGATACCAAGATAGATAAAAATAAAAGCTTGGTAGTTATTATTCACTCCGCCGAGGATTTGACCGGCACAGATTTTACTTCGGAGGAGCAAGCTTACGTAAAAAAACAGATTGATTATAAAAATAAACTCATCACCCTCAATCGGTTTACCCACTGCATTTATGTATTGGTAACTACTCGTAAACCGGCTTTTTATTCTTACCACGAAGAATTGCGCAAAGCCGGTTTTAACTTGCAAAAATTATTACAAGCCGATAAAACCGAAGCTATTTACTTAGCAGATTTAACCGGTTCCAAAGCTTCCTTTTATTTGGCCGAAGGCTTGTTTTTGAGCAACTACCAATACGATAAATATAAAACCGATAAAAGTAGCGCCTCAACGCTCCAAAACATTATAATAACTGATAGTTCCATTGCTGAAGCCGAAGTGAACGAACTAAACAACTTGCTGCACGGCGTTTACCTGGCCCGCGATTTGGTGAATGAGCCGCATAACTACCAATCGGCGGAACAACTGGCCGATACCATTACGGCAGTAGGCGATCACGCCGGGTTTACTACCGAAATTCTGGATATTCTTAAAATACAAGCTTTAAAAATGGGTGGCTTATTAGCCGTTAACCAGGGGAGTCTGGACCCACCTACTTTTTCTATTTTAGAATACAAACCAGAAAATGCCCGTAACGAAAAACCGTACGTATTAGTAGGCAAAGGAGTGGTGTATGATACCGGCGGCTTAAGCTTAAAACCTACGCCTAACTCCATGGACCTAATGAAATCGGATATGGCTGGGGCTGCTGGCGTAATTGGAATTCTTTACGCGCTGGCTAAAAACCAAATACCTTTGCACGTTATTGGATTGATTCCGGCTACCGACAATCGGCCGGGTGGTCGCGCCTTTGCTCCCGGCGACGTTATTACCATGCACAGCGGAACTACCGTAGAAGTAATGAATACCGACGCCGAAGGCCGCCTGCTTTTAGCCGATGCCTTGCATTTTGCTAAAAAATACGATCCCGAACTGGTTATTGATATGGCCACCTTAACCGGAGCCGCCGCGCGCGCGGTAGGTCGCGAAGGAATAGTAATGATGAGCAGCGCCCCCGAAGAAACCCGACAAAAATTTAAGAAAGCGGGTGAAACCACCTACGAGCGCCTCGTAGAACTGCCTCTATGGGAAGAATACGCCGAACACTTGAAATCAGATATTGCGGATCTGAAAAACATGGGTGGCCCGGAAGCAGGGGCTATTTCGGCCGGTAAATTTCTCGAACATTTTACTTCTTACCCTTGGATTCACCTGGATATTGCGGGTACAGCTTTCCTAACTTCGCCGGATAATTACCGTGGTAAAAATGGCACCGGTTCCAGTGTCCGGCTTATTTATCAGTTTTTAACGGAATCCGTTAAAGAAAATAACAACTAA
- the pdxA gene encoding 4-hydroxythreonine-4-phosphate dehydrogenase PdxA — protein sequence MDKPKLKIGITLGDYNGIGPEVIIKTLADTRILSFCTPIIYGSGNLINKTRKLLHIENFSFQQIRQMAEYDHKRINVLNCWEEEHELNLGTPTPQSGKAALQSIQTASADLKAGLIDGIVTAPIDKDNIQSEEFKFPGHTEYFTSYFEAPESLMFLVSGNLRVATATGHLPVKEVAPKLTTELLLQKLTILLQSLQNDFGIQKPRVAVLGLNPHAGENGLLGTEEQEIIMPAIRILKEKGHLLFGPFPADGFFGTRQYQQVDATLAMYHDQGLIPFKTLAFENGVNYTAGLPIVRTSPDHGTAYNIAGANKAQESSFREALFLAIDIIRKRQPYKH from the coding sequence ATGGATAAACCAAAGCTAAAAATAGGTATCACGCTGGGCGATTATAACGGTATTGGGCCGGAAGTAATTATTAAAACCCTCGCGGATACTCGCATTCTGAGTTTTTGCACTCCTATTATTTACGGTTCCGGAAACTTAATTAATAAAACCCGCAAACTGCTTCACATCGAAAATTTTTCTTTTCAGCAAATCCGGCAAATGGCTGAGTACGACCACAAGCGGATAAACGTGCTTAATTGTTGGGAAGAAGAACACGAATTAAATTTGGGTACCCCCACCCCGCAGTCCGGGAAAGCAGCCTTGCAATCTATTCAGACCGCCAGCGCGGATTTAAAAGCGGGCCTGATTGATGGTATTGTAACCGCACCGATCGATAAAGACAATATTCAATCCGAAGAGTTTAAATTTCCGGGTCATACCGAATATTTTACGTCCTATTTTGAAGCTCCCGAAAGTTTGATGTTTTTGGTAAGCGGCAATCTACGGGTAGCCACGGCTACCGGGCACTTACCGGTAAAAGAGGTTGCGCCTAAACTTACTACCGAACTATTGCTGCAAAAACTAACTATTTTACTGCAATCCCTTCAGAATGACTTTGGTATTCAAAAACCCCGAGTTGCGGTTTTGGGCTTAAACCCCCACGCCGGCGAAAACGGGTTATTGGGAACCGAAGAACAAGAAATTATTATGCCGGCCATCCGGATTTTAAAAGAAAAAGGTCATCTTTTATTTGGGCCGTTTCCCGCCGATGGCTTTTTCGGGACTCGTCAATACCAGCAAGTAGATGCTACTTTAGCTATGTACCACGATCAAGGGTTAATTCCCTTTAAAACGCTGGCCTTTGAAAACGGAGTTAATTATACCGCCGGCTTGCCCATTGTACGCACTTCCCCCGATCATGGCACGGCGTATAACATTGCGGGCGCGAACAAGGCCCAGGAAAGCTCTTTCCGGGAAGCACTTTTTCTGGCAATTGATATCATAAGAAAAAGACAACCGTATAAGCACTAG
- a CDS encoding YceD family protein — protein MRKINEFDIQIATLSDKVHEYDFVIDDAFFALFDQNLVNGGNLRAHIVLDKTDLLLQFEFKISGTVNVTCDRSLDEFDYPIELEELLLVRYGAVEAELDDNVLQIVPGTQALNIAQHLFDYIGLAIPIKKLHPRFYEVDEDPDAENILIYSSGGLNQDTDDEDDDTAGDPRWDVLKKLK, from the coding sequence GTGAGAAAGATAAATGAGTTTGATATTCAAATTGCCACCCTTAGTGATAAGGTTCACGAGTATGATTTTGTTATAGATGATGCCTTTTTTGCATTATTTGATCAAAATCTGGTGAATGGTGGTAATCTGCGGGCACACATTGTGTTAGACAAAACGGATCTTTTGCTGCAATTTGAATTTAAAATTTCAGGTACCGTAAATGTAACCTGCGATCGCAGTCTAGACGAATTTGATTATCCGATTGAATTAGAGGAATTGCTGTTGGTTCGGTATGGCGCCGTTGAAGCAGAATTGGATGATAATGTTTTGCAGATAGTTCCGGGCACGCAAGCTCTAAATATTGCGCAACATTTGTTCGATTACATTGGCTTAGCTATTCCCATAAAAAAACTGCATCCCCGGTTCTACGAGGTAGATGAAGATCCGGACGCGGAGAATATACTGATTTACTCTAGCGGCGGATTAAATCAAGATACCGATGACGAAGATGACGATACCGCCGGTGACCCGCGTTGGGATGTCTTGAAAAAATTAAAATAA
- the rpmF gene encoding 50S ribosomal protein L32: MAHPKRKISKTRRDKRRTHYKLTPSTHMECSNCGSPVLYHRVCSECGYYRGKQAIEKEVAA; the protein is encoded by the coding sequence ATGGCACATCCTAAACGAAAGATTTCGAAAACCAGAAGAGATAAGAGAAGAACGCATTATAAGTTAACTCCTAGTACGCACATGGAATGCTCCAACTGTGGTTCACCCGTTCTGTACCACCGCGTTTGTTCTGAATGTGGGTATTACAGAGGTAAGCAAGCTATTGAGAAAGAAGTAGCGGCCTAA
- the plsX gene encoding phosphate acyltransferase PlsX yields the protein MRIALDAMGGDFAPDSIVQGAILASHNLPEDAEIVLIGQEEVVQECLKKYDATSSRISIVPASQVIHMGEHPTKALTQKPDSSISKGYQLLKLKQIDAFCSAGNTGAMLVGAMFSVKAVEGVLRPGIVGFVPKLDGGTGVILDVGANAECKPEVLEQFGELGSIYAQNVLGIANPKVGLMNLGEEEGKGPVISQAAHQLLKNNASLNFIGNIEGRDLFNDKADVIICDGFIGNVILKLSESIYDILLSKSIVDPYFDKFNYEAVGGSPILGINGNAIIGHGVSSPTATCNMLHLAYKLAKSGITEQIQKTFSA from the coding sequence ATGAGAATAGCCCTCGACGCTATGGGCGGTGATTTTGCTCCTGACTCTATCGTTCAAGGAGCAATTCTGGCTTCCCACAATTTGCCGGAAGATGCCGAAATAGTCTTGATAGGTCAGGAAGAGGTAGTGCAGGAATGTTTGAAAAAATACGATGCCACGTCTTCCCGAATATCTATCGTACCTGCTAGTCAGGTTATTCATATGGGCGAGCATCCCACTAAAGCACTTACCCAAAAACCAGATTCCAGCATTTCAAAAGGTTATCAATTGCTAAAATTAAAGCAAATTGATGCTTTTTGCAGTGCTGGGAATACAGGTGCCATGCTGGTAGGTGCTATGTTTAGCGTAAAAGCCGTAGAAGGAGTATTACGTCCGGGCATCGTCGGATTTGTTCCCAAATTAGATGGTGGTACTGGGGTTATTTTGGATGTAGGCGCCAACGCTGAATGTAAACCAGAAGTATTAGAGCAATTTGGCGAGTTAGGATCCATTTACGCGCAGAATGTACTGGGAATTGCTAATCCCAAGGTAGGTTTGATGAATTTGGGCGAAGAAGAAGGTAAAGGCCCCGTCATTTCACAAGCGGCCCATCAATTACTCAAAAATAATGCTAGTCTTAATTTTATCGGCAATATTGAAGGCCGTGACTTATTTAATGATAAGGCCGATGTTATTATTTGCGATGGCTTTATTGGTAATGTAATTTTAAAATTATCGGAATCGATATACGATATTTTATTAAGCAAAAGCATTGTTGACCCGTATTTTGATAAATTCAATTACGAAGCCGTAGGTGGCAGCCCCATCCTGGGAATTAACGGTAATGCTATTATCGGGCACGGCGTATCCAGCCCGACCGCTACCTGCAATATGTTGCACTTAGCTTATAAGTTGGCCAAATCAGGAATAACAGAGCAAATTCAAAAAACTTTTAGTGCCTGA
- a CDS encoding beta-ketoacyl-ACP synthase III, whose translation MSKISAAITGVSGYVPDYILTNQELETMVETNDEWIVTRTGIKERRILKKEGEGTSYIINFAVKDLLQKTNTLPEEVELIIVATTTPDMVFPATANLVAAETGMINAFGYDLQAACSGFLFALSTGAKFIESGRYKKVIVAGADKMSSIINYEDRTTCIIFGDGGGAVMLEPNTEGLGLIDEVLKSDGTGAPYLHMKAGGSRRPATHETVANKEHYAYQEGTTVFKFAVKGMAEVAGEVMERNQLTGEDIAWLVPHQANKRIIDATSGRMNIGSDKVMMNIDRYGNTTSGTLPLCLWDYENQLKKGDNVILAAFGGGFTWGAIYLKWAYDPQ comes from the coding sequence ATGAGTAAAATATCTGCTGCTATTACTGGCGTAAGCGGCTATGTACCGGACTATATCCTTACCAACCAAGAGTTGGAAACCATGGTGGAAACCAATGACGAATGGATTGTTACCCGCACCGGTATTAAAGAAAGAAGAATACTGAAAAAAGAAGGCGAAGGCACCTCTTATATTATAAATTTCGCCGTTAAAGATCTGCTGCAAAAAACCAATACCCTCCCGGAAGAAGTAGAGTTAATAATTGTGGCTACCACCACTCCGGACATGGTTTTCCCCGCCACGGCTAATCTGGTAGCAGCCGAAACCGGTATGATAAATGCTTTTGGCTACGATTTGCAAGCCGCTTGTTCCGGTTTTTTATTCGCCCTCTCTACCGGCGCTAAATTTATTGAATCGGGTCGGTATAAAAAAGTTATTGTAGCTGGGGCAGATAAAATGTCGTCCATTATAAATTACGAAGACCGTACTACCTGCATTATTTTTGGCGATGGTGGCGGCGCGGTAATGCTGGAACCCAACACCGAAGGTTTAGGCCTAATTGATGAAGTCTTGAAATCGGATGGTACGGGCGCTCCTTACCTGCACATGAAAGCAGGCGGCAGCCGCCGGCCAGCTACCCACGAAACCGTAGCAAATAAAGAACATTACGCTTACCAGGAAGGAACTACTGTGTTTAAATTTGCGGTAAAAGGCATGGCCGAAGTAGCCGGTGAAGTAATGGAACGTAATCAATTAACGGGCGAAGATATTGCCTGGCTGGTACCGCACCAAGCAAACAAGCGAATTATTGATGCAACCTCCGGGCGCATGAATATTGGCAGCGACAAAGTAATGATGAACATCGACCGTTACGGTAACACTACCAGTGGTACGCTGCCCTTGTGCCTTTGGGACTACGAAAATCAACTCAAAAAAGGTGATAATGTGATTCTTGCCGCTTTTGGTGGTGGTTTTACCTGGGGTGCTATTTACCTGAAGTGGGCCTACGACCCTCAATAA
- the efp gene encoding elongation factor P — protein MATTADFKNGLCLEYNGDLYIITEFQHVKPGKGPAFVRTKLKNIKTGKVIDNTFNAGVKVTTARVEQRPHQFLYKDDMGYTFMDTNTFEQVILDEKMVPFADLLKDGQEVTILFHAETETPLTCEIPPFVELLITYTEPGIKGDTATNASKAAIVETGATIQVPLFINQDELIKVDTRTYTYAERVK, from the coding sequence ATGGCAACTACTGCTGATTTCAAAAACGGTTTGTGCTTAGAATATAACGGTGATTTGTACATTATTACCGAATTTCAGCACGTGAAGCCCGGTAAAGGTCCGGCTTTTGTGCGCACTAAATTAAAAAATATAAAAACCGGAAAAGTTATCGATAACACGTTTAACGCTGGGGTGAAAGTTACCACTGCTCGGGTAGAACAACGTCCGCATCAGTTTTTGTACAAAGATGATATGGGCTATACGTTTATGGATACCAACACCTTTGAACAAGTAATTCTGGACGAAAAAATGGTGCCTTTTGCTGATTTATTAAAAGATGGTCAGGAAGTAACCATACTGTTTCACGCTGAAACGGAAACTCCTCTCACTTGCGAAATACCGCCGTTTGTGGAGCTGTTAATTACTTATACGGAACCCGGCATAAAAGGTGATACAGCTACAAATGCATCTAAAGCCGCCATTGTAGAAACCGGAGCAACTATTCAGGTTCCTCTTTTTATTAACCAGGATGAGTTAATTAAAGTGGATACCCGCACCTACACCTACGCAGAACGAGTAAAATAA
- the accB gene encoding acetyl-CoA carboxylase biotin carboxyl carrier protein: protein MKAKELQELIDFIAKSGLNKVDIETEEFRISVKREPDSPKVHYLPEPTRPTVSTASAPASTPASAPANPAPVSSPAAATTTSAESNYLTIKSPMIGTFYRSSSPESDFFVNVGDVISKGDIICIIEAMKLFNEIEAEFGGKVVKVLVENASPVEYDQPLFLIDPS from the coding sequence ATGAAAGCCAAAGAACTTCAGGAACTGATTGACTTTATTGCAAAGTCGGGTTTAAACAAAGTAGATATTGAAACCGAAGAATTTAGAATTTCGGTAAAGCGGGAACCCGATTCTCCAAAAGTGCATTACTTGCCGGAACCGACCCGACCAACTGTTTCGACGGCCTCTGCGCCTGCTTCTACTCCGGCAAGTGCTCCGGCTAACCCGGCACCTGTTAGCTCTCCTGCTGCGGCCACTACTACTAGTGCCGAGTCTAATTATTTAACGATAAAATCACCGATGATCGGAACATTTTATCGCTCTTCCAGCCCGGAGTCCGACTTTTTTGTAAATGTAGGAGACGTAATTTCAAAGGGTGATATTATTTGTATCATTGAAGCCATGAAATTATTTAACGAGATTGAAGCTGAATTTGGTGGTAAAGTGGTAAAAGTGTTGGTAGAGAATGCCTCCCCAGTAGAATACGACCAACCATTATTCCTGATTGATCCGTCTTAA
- the accC gene encoding acetyl-CoA carboxylase biotin carboxylase subunit produces the protein MFKKILVANRGEIALRIIRTCKEMGIKTVAVYSTADKESLHVRFADEAVCIGPPSSTLSYLNIPSIISAAEITNADAIHPGYGFLSENAEFSRICHENGIKFIGATPAMINAMGDKSSAKTTMKKAGVPTIPGSDGLLKSVEEGIKLAHKIKYPVIIKATAGGGGRGMRIINNDEEFEKAWNSARTEAKAAFGDDGMYLEKFVEEPRHIEIQLVGDQHNKVCHLSERDCSIQRRHQKLIEETPSPFIDEKLREAMGKAAIAGASAISYEGVGTIEFLVDKHKNFYFMEMNTRIQVEHPITEEVINYDLIKEQIKVAAGVPISGKNYYPQMHAIECRINAEDPVNGFRPAPGKITTLHIPGGHGVRVDTHVYAGYTIPPNYDSMIAKLIVTAQTRAEAIVKMKRALSEFVVEGVKTTIPFHLRMMDDENFKSGNFTTKYLDTYDFSALAE, from the coding sequence GTGTTTAAGAAAATACTGGTTGCCAACCGCGGTGAGATAGCCTTACGTATTATTCGTACCTGCAAAGAAATGGGCATTAAGACGGTGGCAGTTTATTCTACTGCTGATAAAGAAAGCCTGCACGTTCGATTTGCCGACGAAGCCGTCTGTATTGGTCCTCCTTCGAGCACCTTATCTTATTTAAATATTCCGAGTATTATTTCCGCGGCCGAAATCACCAACGCCGATGCCATTCATCCGGGTTATGGTTTTCTATCGGAAAATGCCGAGTTTTCGCGAATTTGCCATGAGAACGGTATTAAGTTTATTGGCGCTACGCCAGCCATGATTAATGCCATGGGCGATAAATCTTCGGCTAAAACCACTATGAAGAAAGCCGGCGTACCTACCATTCCGGGTTCCGATGGCTTGTTAAAATCAGTAGAAGAAGGGATTAAGCTGGCGCACAAAATCAAATACCCGGTTATTATAAAAGCAACGGCGGGTGGCGGCGGCCGGGGCATGCGCATTATTAACAACGACGAAGAATTTGAAAAAGCCTGGAACAGTGCGCGTACCGAAGCCAAAGCAGCTTTCGGCGACGATGGCATGTATTTGGAAAAATTTGTAGAAGAACCTCGTCACATTGAAATTCAGTTGGTTGGCGATCAGCACAACAAGGTTTGTCATCTCTCCGAACGTGATTGCTCTATTCAGCGTCGCCATCAGAAATTAATAGAAGAAACTCCCTCGCCGTTTATTGATGAGAAACTCCGGGAAGCTATGGGGAAAGCCGCTATTGCCGGTGCTTCCGCTATTAGTTACGAAGGGGTAGGTACCATTGAGTTCCTGGTAGATAAACACAAAAATTTTTACTTCATGGAAATGAACACCCGGATTCAGGTGGAGCACCCCATTACCGAAGAAGTAATTAATTACGATTTAATTAAAGAGCAAATAAAAGTAGCCGCTGGGGTTCCTATTTCCGGAAAAAATTATTATCCCCAAATGCACGCCATTGAATGCCGCATTAATGCCGAAGATCCGGTAAATGGTTTTCGGCCCGCTCCAGGCAAAATCACCACCTTGCACATTCCGGGTGGGCACGGAGTACGGGTAGATACTCACGTTTACGCGGGTTACACCATTCCGCCCAATTATGACTCCATGATTGCCAAGCTTATTGTTACAGCGCAAACCCGCGCGGAGGCAATTGTAAAAATGAAGCGGGCCTTAAGTGAATTTGTGGTAGAGGGAGTAAAAACAACTATTCCTTTTCATTTAAGAATGATGGATGATGAAAACTTTAAATCGGGTAACTTCACCACTAAATATTTAGATACCTACGATTTTAGTGCGCTGGCTGAATAG